From the genome of Brienomyrus brachyistius isolate T26 chromosome 8, BBRACH_0.4, whole genome shotgun sequence, one region includes:
- the LOC125747601 gene encoding uncharacterized protein LOC125747601 isoform X3, protein MHLGALPSVLQGYYAFGRITQRTPRLLCIWAHYPAYSKVTMHLGALPSVLQGYYAFVCITQCTPWLLCILAHYPVYSKVTMHLGALPSVIQGYYAFGRITQCTPWLLCILAHYPVYSKVTMHLGALPSVLQGYYAFGRITQRNPRLLCIWAHYPVYSMVTMHFGALPSVLQGYYAFVCITQCTPWLLCILAHYPVYSKVTMHLGALPSVIQGYYAFGRITQRTPRLLSIWAHYPACCMVTTHLGALPSVLHGYYAFGCITQCTPWLLCIWAHYPVYSMVTMHLGALPSVLHGYHAFGRITQRTPRLLQYAYYGYNPITIIISKTVAKTVDNISLKLPVANPKVSS, encoded by the exons ATGCATTTGGGTGCATTACCCAGCGTACTCCAAGGTTACTATGCATTTGGCCGCATTACCCAGCGTACTCCAAGGTTACTATGCATTTGGGCGCATTACCCAGCGTACTCCAAGGTTACTATGCATTTGGGTGCATTACCCAGCGTACTCCAAGGTTACTATGCATTTGTGTGCATTACCCAGTGTACTCCATGGTTACTATGCATTTTGGCGCATTACCCAGTGTACTCCAAGGTTACTATGCATTTGGGCGCATTACCCAGCGTAATCCAAGGTTACTATGCATTTGGGCGCATTACCCAGTGTACTCCATGGTTACTATGCATTTTGGCGCATTACCCAGTATACTCCAAG GTTACTATGCATTTGGGCGCATTACCCAGCGTACTCCAAG GTTACTATGCATTTGGACGCATTACCCAGCGTAATCCAAG GTTACTATGCATTTGGGCGCATTACCCAGTGTACTCCATGGTTACTATGCATTTTGGCGCATTACCCAGTGTACTCCAAGGTTACTATGCATTTGTGTGCATTACCCAGTGTACTCCATGGTTACTATGCATTTTGGCGCATTACCCAGTGTACTCCAAGGTTACTATGCATTTGGGCGCATTACCCAGCGTAATCCAAGGTTACTATGCATTTGGGCGCATTACCCAGCGTACTCCAAGGTTACTATCCATTTGGGCGCATTACCCGGCGTGCTGCATGGTTACTACGCATTTGGGCGCATTACCCAGCGTACTCCACGGTTACTATGCATTTGGGTGCATTACCCAGTGTACTCCATGGTTACTATGCATTTGGGCACATTACCCAGTGTACTCCATGGTTACTATGCATTTGGGCGCATTACCCAGCGTACTCCATGGTTACCATGCATTTGGGCGCATTACCCAGCGTACTCCAAGGTTGCTACAGTATGCATACTATGGATACAATCCAATCACCATTATTATTTCGAAAACTGTTGCTAAAACCGTTGATAACATTAGTTTGAAACTGCCTGTTGCTAATCCAAAGGTGAGTAGTTAG
- the LOC125747601 gene encoding uncharacterized protein LOC125747601 isoform X6, with protein MHLGALPSVLQGYYAFGRITQRTPRLLCIWAHYPAYSKVTMHLGALPSVLQGYYAFVCITQCTPWLLCILAHYPVYSKVTMHLGALPSVIQGYYAFGRITQCTPWLLCILAHYPVYSKVTMHLGALPSVLQGYYAFVCITQCTPWLLCILAHYPVYSKVTMHLGALPSVIQGYYAFGRITQRTPRLLSIWAHYPACCMVTTHLGALPSVLHGYYAFGCITQCTPWLLCIWAHYPVYSMVTMHLGALPSVLHGYHAFGRITQRTPRLLQYAYYGYNPITIIISKTVAKTVDNISLKLPVANPKVSS; from the exons ATGCATTTGGGTGCATTACCCAGCGTACTCCAAGGTTACTATGCATTTGGCCGCATTACCCAGCGTACTCCAAGGTTACTATGCATTTGGGCGCATTACCCAGCGTACTCCAAGGTTACTATGCATTTGGGTGCATTACCCAGCGTACTCCAAGGTTACTATGCATTTGTGTGCATTACCCAGTGTACTCCATGGTTACTATGCATTTTGGCGCATTACCCAGTGTACTCCAAGGTTACTATGCATTTGGGCGCATTACCCAGCGTAATCCAAGGTTACTATGCATTTGGGCGCATTACCCAGTGTACTCCATGGTTACTATGCATTTTGGCGCATTACCCAGTATACTCCAAG GTTACTATGCATTTGGGCGCATTACCCAGCGTACTCCAAG GTTACTATGCATTTGTGTGCATTACCCAGTGTACTCCATGGTTACTATGCATTTTGGCGCATTACCCAGTGTACTCCAAGGTTACTATGCATTTGGGCGCATTACCCAGCGTAATCCAAGGTTACTATGCATTTGGGCGCATTACCCAGCGTACTCCAAGGTTACTATCCATTTGGGCGCATTACCCGGCGTGCTGCATGGTTACTACGCATTTGGGCGCATTACCCAGCGTACTCCACGGTTACTATGCATTTGGGTGCATTACCCAGTGTACTCCATGGTTACTATGCATTTGGGCACATTACCCAGTGTACTCCATGGTTACTATGCATTTGGGCGCATTACCCAGCGTACTCCATGGTTACCATGCATTTGGGCGCATTACCCAGCGTACTCCAAGGTTGCTACAGTATGCATACTATGGATACAATCCAATCACCATTATTATTTCGAAAACTGTTGCTAAAACCGTTGATAACATTAGTTTGAAACTGCCTGTTGCTAATCCAAAGGTGAGTAGTTAG
- the LOC125747601 gene encoding uncharacterized protein LOC125747601 isoform X4, with translation MHLGALPSVLQGYYAFGCITQRTPRLLCICVHYPVYSMVTMHFGALPSVLQGYYAFGRITQCTPWLLCILAHYPVYSKVTMHLCALPSVLHGYYAFWRITQCTPRLLCIWAHYPVYSMVTMHFGALPSVLQGYYAFVCITQCTPWLLCILAHYPVYSKVTMHLGALPSVIQGYYAFGRITQRTPRLLSIWAHYPACCMVTTHLGALPSVLHGYYAFGCITQCTPWLLCIWAHYPVYSMVTMHLGALPSVLHGYHAFGRITQRTPRLLQYAYYGYNPITIIISKTVAKTVDNISLKLPVANPKVSS, from the exons ATGCATTTGGGCGCATTACCCAGCGTACTCCAAGGTTACTATGCATTTGGGTGCATTACCCAGCGTACTCCAAGGTTACTATGCATTTGTGTGCATTACCCAGTGTACTCCATGGTTACTATGCATTTTGGCGCATTACCCAGTGTACTCCAAG GTTACTATGCATTTGGGCGCATTACCCAGTGTACTCCATGGTTACTATGCATTTTGGCGCATTACCCAGTGTACTCCAAGGTTACTATGCATTTGTGTGCATTACCCAGTGTACTCCATGGTTACTATGCATTTTGGCGCATTACCCAGTGTACTCCAAG GTTACTATGCATTTGGGCGCATTACCCAGTGTACTCCATGGTTACTATGCATTTTGGCGCATTACCCAGTGTACTCCAAGGTTACTATGCATTTGTGTGCATTACCCAGTGTACTCCATGGTTACTATGCATTTTGGCGCATTACCCAGTGTACTCCAAGGTTACTATGCATTTGGGCGCATTACCCAGCGTAATCCAAGGTTACTATGCATTTGGGCGCATTACCCAGCGTACTCCAAGGTTACTATCCATTTGGGCGCATTACCCGGCGTGCTGCATGGTTACTACGCATTTGGGCGCATTACCCAGCGTACTCCACGGTTACTATGCATTTGGGTGCATTACCCAGTGTACTCCATGGTTACTATGCATTTGGGCACATTACCCAGTGTACTCCATGGTTACTATGCATTTGGGCGCATTACCCAGCGTACTCCATGGTTACCATGCATTTGGGCGCATTACCCAGCGTACTCCAAGGTTGCTACAGTATGCATACTATGGATACAATCCAATCACCATTATTATTTCGAAAACTGTTGCTAAAACCGTTGATAACATTAGTTTGAAACTGCCTGTTGCTAATCCAAAGGTGAGTAGTTAG
- the LOC125747601 gene encoding uncharacterized protein LOC125747601 isoform X5, giving the protein MHLGALPSVLQGYYAFGCITQRTPRLLCICVHYPVYSMVTMHFGALPSVLQGYYAFGRITQRNPRLLCIWAHYPVYSMVTMHFGALPSILQGYYAFGRITQRTPRLLCIWAHYPAYSKVTMHLGALPSVIQGYYAFVCITQCTPWLLCILAHYPVYSKVTMHLGALPSVIQGYYAFGRITQRTPRLLSIWAHYPACCMVTTHLGALPSVLHGYYAFGCITQCTPWLLCIWAHYPVYSMVTMHLGALPSVLHGYHAFGRITQRTPRLLQYAYYGYNPITIIISKTVAKTVDNISLKLPVANPKVSS; this is encoded by the exons ATGCATTTGGGCGCATTACCCAGCGTACTCCAAGGTTACTATGCATTTGGGTGCATTACCCAGCGTACTCCAAGGTTACTATGCATTTGTGTGCATTACCCAGTGTACTCCATGGTTACTATGCATTTTGGCGCATTACCCAGTGTACTCCAAGGTTACTATGCATTTGGGCGCATTACCCAGCGTAATCCAAGGTTACTATGCATTTGGGCGCATTACCCAGTGTACTCCATGGTTACTATGCATTTTGGCGCATTACCCAGTATACTCCAAG GTTACTATGCATTTGGGCGCATTACCCAGCGTACTCCAAG GTTACTATGCATTTGGGCGCATTACCCAGCGTACTCCAAGGTTACTATGCATTTGGGCGCATTACCCAGCGTAATCCAAG GTTACTATGCATTTGTGTGCATTACCCAGTGTACTCCATGGTTACTATGCATTTTGGCGCATTACCCAGTGTACTCCAAGGTTACTATGCATTTGGGCGCATTACCCAGCGTAATCCAAGGTTACTATGCATTTGGGCGCATTACCCAGCGTACTCCAAGGTTACTATCCATTTGGGCGCATTACCCGGCGTGCTGCATGGTTACTACGCATTTGGGCGCATTACCCAGCGTACTCCACGGTTACTATGCATTTGGGTGCATTACCCAGTGTACTCCATGGTTACTATGCATTTGGGCACATTACCCAGTGTACTCCATGGTTACTATGCATTTGGGCGCATTACCCAGCGTACTCCATGGTTACCATGCATTTGGGCGCATTACCCAGCGTACTCCAAGGTTGCTACAGTATGCATACTATGGATACAATCCAATCACCATTATTATTTCGAAAACTGTTGCTAAAACCGTTGATAACATTAGTTTGAAACTGCCTGTTGCTAATCCAAAGGTGAGTAGTTAG
- the LOC125747601 gene encoding uncharacterized protein LOC125747601 isoform X1: protein MHLGALPSVLQGYYAFGRITQRTPRLLCIWAHYPAYSKVTMHLGALPSVLQGYYAFVCITQCTPWLLCILAHYPVYSKVTMHLGALPSVIQGYYAFGRITQCTPWLLCILAHYPVYSKVTMHLGALPSVLQGYYAFVCITQCTPWLLCILAHYPVYSKVTMHLGALPSVIQGYYAFVCITQCTPWLLCILAHYPVYSKVTMHLGALPSVIQGYYAFGRITQRTPRLLSIWAHYPACCMVTTHLGALPSVLHGYYAFGCITQCTPWLLCIWAHYPVYSMVTMHLGALPSVLHGYHAFGRITQRTPRLLQYAYYGYNPITIIISKTVAKTVDNISLKLPVANPKVSS from the exons ATGCATTTGGGTGCATTACCCAGCGTACTCCAAGGTTACTATGCATTTGGCCGCATTACCCAGCGTACTCCAAGGTTACTATGCATTTGGGCGCATTACCCAGCGTACTCCAAGGTTACTATGCATTTGGGTGCATTACCCAGCGTACTCCAAGGTTACTATGCATTTGTGTGCATTACCCAGTGTACTCCATGGTTACTATGCATTTTGGCGCATTACCCAGTGTACTCCAAGGTTACTATGCATTTGGGCGCATTACCCAGCGTAATCCAAGGTTACTATGCATTTGGGCGCATTACCCAGTGTACTCCATGGTTACTATGCATTTTGGCGCATTACCCAGTATACTCCAAG GTTACTATGCATTTGGGCGCATTACCCAGCGTACTCCAAG GTTACTATGCATTTGTGTGCATTACCCAGTGTACTCCATGGTTACTATGCATTTTGGCGCATTACCCAGTGTACTCCAAGGTTACTATGCATTTGGGCGCATTACCCAGCGTAATCCAAG GTTACTATGCATTTGTGTGCATTACCCAGTGTACTCCATGGTTACTATGCATTTTGGCGCATTACCCAGTGTACTCCAAGGTTACTATGCATTTGGGCGCATTACCCAGCGTAATCCAAGGTTACTATGCATTTGGGCGCATTACCCAGCGTACTCCAAGGTTACTATCCATTTGGGCGCATTACCCGGCGTGCTGCATGGTTACTACGCATTTGGGCGCATTACCCAGCGTACTCCACGGTTACTATGCATTTGGGTGCATTACCCAGTGTACTCCATGGTTACTATGCATTTGGGCACATTACCCAGTGTACTCCATGGTTACTATGCATTTGGGCGCATTACCCAGCGTACTCCATGGTTACCATGCATTTGGGCGCATTACCCAGCGTACTCCAAGGTTGCTACAGTATGCATACTATGGATACAATCCAATCACCATTATTATTTCGAAAACTGTTGCTAAAACCGTTGATAACATTAGTTTGAAACTGCCTGTTGCTAATCCAAAGGTGAGTAGTTAG
- the LOC125747601 gene encoding uncharacterized protein LOC125747601 isoform X8, translating into MHLGALPSVLQGYYAFGRITQRTPRLLCIWAHYPAYSKVTMHLGALPSVLQGYYAFVCITQCTPWLLCILAHYPVYSKVTMHLGALPSVLHGYYAFWRITQCTPRLLCIWAHYPVYSMVTMHFGALPSVLQGYYAFVCITQCTPWLLCILAHYPVYSKVTMHLGALPSVIQGYYAFGRITQRTPRLLSIWAHYPACCMVTTHLGALPSVLHGYYAFGCITQCTPWLLCIWAHYPVYSMVTMHLGALPSVLHGYHAFGRITQRTPRLLQYAYYGYNPITIIISKTVAKTVDNISLKLPVANPKVSS; encoded by the exons ATGCATTTGGGTGCATTACCCAGCGTACTCCAAGGTTACTATGCATTTGGCCGCATTACCCAGCGTACTCCAAGGTTACTATGCATTTGGGCGCATTACCCAGCGTACTCCAAGGTTACTATGCATTTGGGTGCATTACCCAGCGTACTCCAAGGTTACTATGCATTTGTGTGCATTACCCAGTGTACTCCATGGTTACTATGCATTTTGGCGCATTACCCAGTGTACTCCAAG GTTACTATGCATTTGGGCGCATTACCCAGTGTACTCCATGGTTACTATGCATTTTGGCGCATTACCCAGTGTACTCCAAG GTTACTATGCATTTGGGCGCATTACCCAGTGTACTCCATGGTTACTATGCATTTTGGCGCATTACCCAGTGTACTCCAAGGTTACTATGCATTTGTGTGCATTACCCAGTGTACTCCATGGTTACTATGCATTTTGGCGCATTACCCAGTGTACTCCAAGGTTACTATGCATTTGGGCGCATTACCCAGCGTAATCCAAGGTTACTATGCATTTGGGCGCATTACCCAGCGTACTCCAAGGTTACTATCCATTTGGGCGCATTACCCGGCGTGCTGCATGGTTACTACGCATTTGGGCGCATTACCCAGCGTACTCCACGGTTACTATGCATTTGGGTGCATTACCCAGTGTACTCCATGGTTACTATGCATTTGGGCACATTACCCAGTGTACTCCATGGTTACTATGCATTTGGGCGCATTACCCAGCGTACTCCATGGTTACCATGCATTTGGGCGCATTACCCAGCGTACTCCAAGGTTGCTACAGTATGCATACTATGGATACAATCCAATCACCATTATTATTTCGAAAACTGTTGCTAAAACCGTTGATAACATTAGTTTGAAACTGCCTGTTGCTAATCCAAAGGTGAGTAGTTAG
- the LOC125747601 gene encoding uncharacterized protein LOC125747601 isoform X7: protein MHLGALPSVLQGYYAFGCITQRTPRLLCICVHYPVYSMVTMHFGALPSVLQGYYAFGRITQRNPRLLCICVHYPVYSMVTMHFGALPSVLQGYYAFGRITQRNPRLLCILAHYPVYSKVTMHLDALPSVIQGYYAFGRITQRTPRLLCICVHYPVYSMVTMHFGALPSVLQGYYAFGRITQRNPRLLSIWAHYPACCMVTTHLGALPSVLHGYYAFGCITQCTPWLLCIWAHYPVYSMVTMHLGALPSVLHGYHAFGRITQRTPRLLQYAYYGYNPITIIISKTVAKTVDNISLKLPVANPKVSS, encoded by the exons ATGCATTTGGGCGCATTACCCAGCGTACTCCAAGGTTACTATGCATTTGGGTGCATTACCCAGCGTACTCCAAGGTTACTATGCATTTGTGTGCATTACCCAGTGTACTCCATGGTTACTATGCATTTTGGCGCATTACCCAGTGTACTCCAAGGTTACTATGCATTTGGGCGCATTACCCAGCGTAATCCAAG GTTACTATGCATTTGTGTGCATTACCCAGTGTACTCCATGGTTACTATGCATTTTGGCGCATTACCCAGTGTACTCCAAGGTTACTATGCATTTGGGCGCATTACCCAGCGTAATCCAAG GTTACTATGCATTTTGGCGCATTACCCAGTATACTCCAAGGTTACTATGCATTTGGACGCATTACCCAGCGTAATCCAAGGTTACTATGCATTTGGGCGCATTACCCAGCGTACTCCAAG GTTACTATGCATTTGTGTGCATTACCCAGTGTACTCCATGGTTACTATGCATTTTGGCGCATTACCCAGTGTACTCCAAGGTTACTATGCATTTGGGCGCATTACCCAGCGTAATCCAAG GTTACTATCCATTTGGGCGCATTACCCGGCGTGCTGCATGGTTACTACGCATTTGGGCGCATTACCCAGCGTACTCCACGGTTACTATGCATTTGGGTGCATTACCCAGTGTACTCCATGGTTACTATGCATTTGGGCACATTACCCAGTGTACTCCATGGTTACTATGCATTTGGGCGCATTACCCAGCGTACTCCATGGTTACCATGCATTTGGGCGCATTACCCAGCGTACTCCAAGGTTGCTACAGTATGCATACTATGGATACAATCCAATCACCATTATTATTTCGAAAACTGTTGCTAAAACCGTTGATAACATTAGTTTGAAACTGCCTGTTGCTAATCCAAAGGTGAGTAGTTAG
- the LOC125747601 gene encoding uncharacterized protein LOC125747601 isoform X2, with product MHLGALPSVLQGYYAFGRITQRTPRLLCIWAHYPAYSKVTMHLGALPSVLQGYYAFVCITQCTPWLLCILAHYPVYSKVTMHLGALPSVIQGYYAFGRITQCTPWLLCILAHYPVYSKVTMHLGALPSVLQGYYAFGRITQRNPRLLCIWAHYPAYSKVTMHLGALPSVIQGYYAFVCITQCTPWLLCILAHYPVYSKVTMHLGALPSVIQGYYAFGRITQRTPRLLSIWAHYPACCMVTTHLGALPSVLHGYYAFGCITQCTPWLLCIWAHYPVYSMVTMHLGALPSVLHGYHAFGRITQRTPRLLQYAYYGYNPITIIISKTVAKTVDNISLKLPVANPKVSS from the exons ATGCATTTGGGTGCATTACCCAGCGTACTCCAAGGTTACTATGCATTTGGCCGCATTACCCAGCGTACTCCAAGGTTACTATGCATTTGGGCGCATTACCCAGCGTACTCCAAGGTTACTATGCATTTGGGTGCATTACCCAGCGTACTCCAAGGTTACTATGCATTTGTGTGCATTACCCAGTGTACTCCATGGTTACTATGCATTTTGGCGCATTACCCAGTGTACTCCAAGGTTACTATGCATTTGGGCGCATTACCCAGCGTAATCCAAGGTTACTATGCATTTGGGCGCATTACCCAGTGTACTCCATGGTTACTATGCATTTTGGCGCATTACCCAGTATACTCCAAG GTTACTATGCATTTGGGCGCATTACCCAGCGTACTCCAAG GTTACTATGCATTTGGACGCATTACCCAGCGTAATCCAAGGTTACTATGCATTTGGGCGCATTACCCAGCGTACTCCAAGGTTACTATGCATTTGGGCGCATTACCCAGCGTAATCCAAG GTTACTATGCATTTGTGTGCATTACCCAGTGTACTCCATGGTTACTATGCATTTTGGCGCATTACCCAGTGTACTCCAAGGTTACTATGCATTTGGGCGCATTACCCAGCGTAATCCAAGGTTACTATGCATTTGGGCGCATTACCCAGCGTACTCCAAGGTTACTATCCATTTGGGCGCATTACCCGGCGTGCTGCATGGTTACTACGCATTTGGGCGCATTACCCAGCGTACTCCACGGTTACTATGCATTTGGGTGCATTACCCAGTGTACTCCATGGTTACTATGCATTTGGGCACATTACCCAGTGTACTCCATGGTTACTATGCATTTGGGCGCATTACCCAGCGTACTCCATGGTTACCATGCATTTGGGCGCATTACCCAGCGTACTCCAAGGTTGCTACAGTATGCATACTATGGATACAATCCAATCACCATTATTATTTCGAAAACTGTTGCTAAAACCGTTGATAACATTAGTTTGAAACTGCCTGTTGCTAATCCAAAGGTGAGTAGTTAG